In one Rutidosis leptorrhynchoides isolate AG116_Rl617_1_P2 chromosome 8, CSIRO_AGI_Rlap_v1, whole genome shotgun sequence genomic region, the following are encoded:
- the LOC139862453 gene encoding probable pectate lyase 5, giving the protein MSLAQSSTTCILLFCLLTSLFSVIKATFNLTLPHQHPNPEAVVQEVQRSLNVSIYRRKMLDGSNTGSGSSCLTGNPIDDCWRCDPNWSKNRQRLADCAIGFGKSAVGGKGGQIYVVTDSSDHDVISPSPGTLRYAVLQTEPLWIIFQSNMVIKLKHELIFNSFKTIDGRGANVAITGNGCITIQYITNVIIHNIRVYDCKPSGNTNIRSSPSYVGYRGKLDGDGISISGSRNIWIDHCSLSHCTDGLIDAVLGSTAITISNNYFTNHNEVMLMGHDDKYIADKGMQVTFAFNHFGRGLIQRMPRCRHGYFHVVNNDFTEWKMYAIGGSADPTINSQGNRYIAPPEADSKEVTKRVDTGEENWAGWNWRTDGDIMVNGAFFVPSGDGLSSTYANAESYEPKSATLVTQLTLYAGVFGGPRDDDGNESFSDGTITGDSASGNTGKGSNSVGDDYFGMTFDGGSVAISPFSYIHFFIFLVLYITTTNSGGLFSLLLL; this is encoded by the exons ATGTCTCTTGCTCAATCTTCAACCACTTGCATTTTACTATTTTGCCTCTTAACATCACTATTCTCTGTCATTAAAGCCACTTTTAATCTTACACTCCCTCATCAACACCCAAATCCTGAAGCTGTTGTTCAAGAAGTACAAAG GAGCCTAAATGTATCTATATACAGAAGAAAAATGCTCGATGGTAGTAACACCGGCAGTGGCAGCAGTTGTCTCACCGGAAACCCAATCGACGATTGCTGGCGCTGCGACCCAAATTGGTCAAAAAACCGTCAACGTTTAGCAGACTGCGCAATTGGGTTCGGTAAATCAGCCGTCGGCGGAAAAGGCGGTCAGATTTACGTCGTAACCGATTCCTCCGACCATGACGTCATTTCACCGTCGCCGGGAACTCTCCGTTACGCCGTGTTACAAACCGAACCACTTTGGATCATATTCCAATCAAACATGGTAATTAAACTTAAACACGAGTTAATATTCAACAGTTTTAAAACGATTGATGGACGTGGTGCCAACGTGGCAATCACCGGTAACGGGTGTATTACGATTCAATACATCACCAATGTGATAATACATAATATTAGGGTTTATGATTGTAAACCATCAGGGAATACTAATATACGGTCAAGTCCATCGTATGTTGGGtacagaggcaaattggacggtgATGGAATAAGTATATCTGGATCAAGAAATATATGGATAGATCATTGTTCATTATCTCATTGTACAGATGGATTAATTGATGCTGTATTGGGGTCCACTGCTATTACTATTTCAAATAATTATTTTACTAATCATAATGAAGTTATGCTTATGGGTCATGATGATAAATACATTGCTGATAAAGGAATGCAG GTGACATTTGCATTTAATCATTTTGGGAGGGGATTGATACAGAGGATGCCAAGGTGTAGACATGGGTATTTTCATGTAGTGAATAATGATTTTACAGAATGGAAAATGTATGCGATTGGGGGTAGTGCGGACCCGACGATTAATAGTCAGGGTAATCGATACATTGCACCACCGGAAGCTGACTCTAAGGAG GTGACAAAGCGAGTGGACACAGGTGAGGAGAATTGGGCTGGATGGAATTGGAGAACGGATGGTGATATAATGGTAAACGGTGCATTCTTCGTGCCCTCTGGCGATGGCTTGAGCTCAACCTATGCAAACGCCGAGAGCTATGAGCCGAAGTCGGCTACACTTGTGACTCAGTTGACGTTATACGCAGGTGTCTTTGGTGGGCCAAG GGATGACGATGGGAACGAGTCATTCAGTGATGGTACGATCACAGGTGATAGCGCAAGTGGGAACACCGGAAAAGGCAGTAACAGTGTCGGTGATGACTACTTTGGGATGACGTTTGATGGTGGCTCAGTTGCAATATCACCGTTTTCGTACATacatttttttatctttttagttttgtACATTACCACTACAAACAGTGGTGGTTTATTTTCGTTATTATTACtatag